A single window of Candidatus Methanoperedens sp. DNA harbors:
- the thiC gene encoding phosphomethylpyrimidine synthase ThiC produces the protein MSLIDEAKKGNITEEMKQVAGDEGVEPEIVRRGIANGRIVIPLSPYRYTKPCGIGKGLRTKVNASIGTSSDIVDIDMEIEKARVAQETGADTLMELSTGGDFYEIRKRIIESTPLSVGSVPLYQAFIEAIRKYGSAVDMKEDELFKITAEQAKLGTNFMAIHTGINLFTVERLKKQGRFGGLCSRGGAFMTAWMLHNEKENPLYSEFDYLLEIMKEHEVTLSMGNGMRAGAVHDSTDRAQIQELIINSELSDKAHEAGVQTIVEGPGHIPIDEIEANVKLMKRLSGEKPFYMLGPLVTDIAPGYDHIVAAIGASLSSAYGADFICYVTPAEHLALPNVEDVRQGVITARIAAHIGDMIKNNDRQRDLDMGRARRDLQWERMYELAIDPEYAKSVRESRSPSDEEACTMCGNYCALKIVKQNFNFER, from the coding sequence ATGAGTTTAATCGATGAAGCAAAAAAAGGCAATATCACAGAAGAGATGAAACAGGTTGCAGGGGATGAGGGTGTGGAACCCGAAATCGTCCGCCGGGGAATAGCAAATGGTAGAATCGTGATTCCTTTAAGCCCTTACCGCTATACAAAGCCATGCGGCATCGGGAAAGGGCTGCGCACCAAAGTGAATGCATCCATCGGGACATCCTCTGACATAGTGGATATCGATATGGAAATAGAAAAGGCAAGGGTTGCGCAGGAAACAGGGGCAGATACGCTCATGGAACTTTCAACTGGCGGGGATTTCTATGAGATCAGGAAAAGAATCATTGAATCCACCCCTCTTTCTGTTGGTTCTGTCCCTCTTTACCAGGCTTTTATAGAAGCGATAAGAAAATACGGCAGCGCTGTTGACATGAAGGAAGATGAACTTTTCAAGATAACAGCAGAGCAGGCAAAGCTTGGGACAAATTTCATGGCAATCCATACAGGCATTAATCTCTTCACAGTTGAGAGGCTTAAAAAACAGGGACGCTTCGGCGGTCTTTGCTCCCGGGGCGGGGCATTCATGACAGCATGGATGTTGCACAACGAGAAGGAGAACCCATTGTACAGCGAATTCGATTACCTGCTTGAGATAATGAAAGAGCATGAGGTAACGCTGAGCATGGGCAACGGCATGCGGGCTGGCGCAGTGCATGATTCTACTGACAGGGCGCAGATTCAGGAGCTTATCATCAATTCGGAACTGTCAGATAAAGCCCATGAAGCAGGAGTGCAGACCATAGTCGAAGGACCCGGGCATATACCCATAGACGAAATAGAAGCAAACGTGAAACTCATGAAGCGCCTAAGCGGGGAGAAGCCGTTCTATATGCTCGGACCTCTGGTCACCGACATTGCTCCGGGTTATGACCATATCGTGGCAGCCATCGGCGCATCTCTGTCAAGCGCTTACGGGGCTGATTTTATCTGCTACGTGACGCCTGCGGAGCACCTGGCGCTTCCCAATGTGGAGGATGTGAGGCAGGGCGTAATAACAGCAAGGATTGCGGCGCACATAGGCGATATGATAAAGAACAATGACAGACAGCGCGACCTTGATATGGGACGGGCAAGGCGGGATTTGCAGTGGGAAAGGATGTATGAACTGGCAATAGATCCAGAATATGCAAAATCGGTTAGGGAAAGCCGCTCACCTTCGGATGAGGAAGCCTGCACGATGTGCGGGAATTACTGTGCCCTGAAGATTGTGAAGCAGAATTTCAATTTTGAGCGGTAA
- the fen gene encoding flap endonuclease-1 yields MGVDLGDLFNKKEIELSDLKGKVIAVDAYNTLYQFLSIIRQRDGTPLIDSHGEITSHLSGFLYRTTNLVEEGIKPVFVFDGAPPLFKNTTIEERKKIRIEAFERWEEAKAAGGEDAFKHAQASSRIGGNMIEDAKLLLGFMGIPVVQAPSEGEAQAASMVRNNDAYAAGSQDYDALLFGASIVVRNLAVTGKRKLPGKSVYVDVKPELIELEKGLLDLEISGEQLVDIGILVGTDYNEGIKGIGPKKALKLIKKHGSIEGALDELNTGIKNLAEIRTLFLHPDVASDYELKWKKPDAQAIVKFLCAEHDFSEARVSKAAERLLLASDEGQKTLDKWF; encoded by the coding sequence ATGGGGGTTGACCTTGGAGACCTCTTCAACAAAAAGGAAATAGAGCTTTCAGACCTGAAAGGGAAAGTAATTGCCGTAGATGCGTACAATACCCTTTACCAGTTCCTGAGTATCATCCGCCAGCGCGACGGAACGCCGCTTATTGATTCCCACGGCGAAATAACGTCACATCTTTCAGGTTTTTTGTACAGGACAACCAATCTTGTAGAGGAGGGCATAAAGCCTGTATTTGTTTTTGACGGAGCGCCGCCCCTGTTTAAAAATACCACGATCGAGGAACGCAAAAAAATACGGATAGAAGCTTTTGAGAGATGGGAAGAAGCAAAAGCAGCGGGTGGTGAGGATGCCTTCAAACATGCCCAGGCGTCATCCCGTATTGGCGGGAATATGATAGAGGATGCCAAGCTCCTGCTCGGGTTCATGGGTATTCCTGTCGTCCAGGCGCCTTCCGAAGGTGAGGCTCAGGCTGCATCCATGGTACGGAATAACGATGCTTATGCAGCTGGTTCGCAGGACTATGATGCCCTGCTGTTCGGTGCATCCATCGTTGTCAGGAACCTCGCTGTAACAGGGAAAAGAAAGCTTCCGGGGAAAAGCGTGTATGTTGATGTAAAACCTGAACTTATAGAGCTGGAAAAAGGGCTTCTTGATCTTGAAATTTCAGGAGAACAATTAGTAGATATTGGAATTCTTGTGGGAACGGATTATAATGAAGGTATAAAGGGTATTGGTCCAAAGAAAGCCCTGAAATTGATAAAGAAGCACGGCAGCATCGAAGGGGCGCTTGATGAGTTGAACACCGGGATAAAAAACCTGGCAGAAATAAGAACGCTATTCCTCCATCCGGATGTGGCTTCGGATTATGAACTTAAATGGAAGAAACCGGATGCACAGGCAATAGTGAAGTTTCTCTGCGCAGAGCATGATTTCTCCGAGGCACGCGTATCAAAGGCTGCTGAGCGCTTACTTCTGGCTTCGGATGAAGGTCAGAAAACGCTTGATAAGTGGTTTTAA
- a CDS encoding pantoate kinase, which produces MEKNFALAFSPAHISGIFVIDIKKEPALSGSMGAGICLEDGAVTKVSAAEQTTVKINGAASEAPTTLTAIKLLTSQPVLVDTVLSVPVGCGFGASGAGALSTALALNEALSLNLTLNELGRAAHIAEVMNRTGLGDVTGQTFGGIVLRKKAGAPFVGNIDKIPCGDTTISWVSFGEISTKSVLSDDLKKKTINEAGKSRLKELLKKPTLPNFFCQSSAFAKEIELMSPKVKEAIEAVEAAGGLASQAMLGDTVFAINDSGALSEFGEVHNSRISNAGAHLL; this is translated from the coding sequence ATGGAAAAGAACTTCGCTCTGGCATTCTCTCCTGCACATATCTCGGGTATTTTCGTAATTGACATCAAGAAAGAGCCCGCACTTTCAGGCTCTATGGGCGCCGGCATCTGTCTTGAAGACGGCGCTGTAACAAAAGTAAGCGCCGCAGAACAAACAACCGTGAAAATCAACGGCGCCGCCTCAGAAGCCCCAACAACGCTCACAGCAATAAAGCTCCTCACATCCCAGCCCGTGCTCGTGGATACGGTGCTCAGCGTACCTGTTGGCTGCGGATTCGGGGCAAGCGGGGCAGGGGCATTGAGCACAGCGCTGGCATTGAACGAAGCGCTTTCCCTGAACCTGACCCTGAACGAATTAGGCCGGGCTGCGCACATTGCAGAGGTGATGAACAGGACAGGGCTTGGCGATGTGACAGGGCAGACCTTCGGTGGAATTGTGCTCAGGAAAAAGGCAGGCGCACCTTTTGTCGGGAACATAGATAAAATCCCATGCGGCGATACAACAATTTCATGGGTGAGCTTTGGAGAAATTTCCACAAAATCTGTCTTATCCGATGACCTGAAAAAGAAAACCATCAATGAAGCGGGGAAATCCAGGCTCAAAGAACTTCTGAAAAAACCCACACTTCCTAACTTTTTCTGCCAATCAAGCGCCTTTGCAAAGGAAATCGAACTCATGAGTCCGAAGGTAAAGGAGGCAATCGAAGCGGTGGAGGCGGCAGGAGGGCTTGCAAGCCAGGCAATGCTTGGAGATACGGTCTTTGCTATAAACGATAGCGGTGCGCTTTCGGAATTCGGGGAAGTCCATAACAGCAGGATAAGTAATGCAGGAGCGCATCTATTGTGA
- a CDS encoding aspartate aminotransferase family protein, producing the protein MKIKSQKSKEIIRRDNKVVSPSLTRSYELVVDRAEGSTIFDIDGNAYIDFAASVAVMNIGYNCKKVKEAVCAQMEKMVHCGFSDFYSEMPVRLSEKLCDMAGYEKVFLSNSGAEAVEAAMKLAFWYTKKSSMLAFYRAFHGRTLGALSLTSSKIKHKEHFPSLRVVHSHYAYCYRCPLNLEYPQCGISCALEIERTLFKRELSPKDTAAIVIEPIQGEGGFIVPPPEFHKEIRRICDENDVLLIADEIQSGGFRTGKFMAMENFDVRADIVCMSKSIGGGIPLGATLSSSEIMSWPPGAHANTFGGNLLAAAGGLATLEFMESRRLGEKAVEKGNYMQKCLNELKDEYPVIGDVRGIGLMIGVELVKANKDPAIEEREAIVKKALDGGLILLPAGDSVIRFVPPLIIKKNEIDKGLEIFENALKTS; encoded by the coding sequence ATGAAAATAAAAAGCCAGAAATCAAAAGAAATCATAAGGCGCGATAATAAGGTGGTATCCCCATCCCTCACGCGCTCGTATGAATTGGTGGTTGACCGCGCCGAGGGCTCAACCATATTCGATATTGACGGCAATGCTTACATCGATTTTGCGGCAAGTGTGGCTGTCATGAATATCGGGTATAATTGTAAGAAGGTAAAGGAAGCGGTCTGCGCCCAGATGGAAAAAATGGTTCACTGCGGTTTCTCGGATTTTTATTCTGAGATGCCCGTGAGACTATCCGAGAAACTCTGCGATATGGCGGGGTATGAGAAGGTGTTTCTCTCAAATTCAGGGGCAGAGGCAGTTGAAGCTGCCATGAAGCTTGCATTCTGGTACACGAAGAAAAGCAGCATGCTTGCCTTCTACCGTGCCTTCCACGGCAGGACGCTTGGTGCGCTCTCTCTAACGAGTTCAAAAATCAAGCACAAGGAGCATTTCCCCTCGCTTCGCGTTGTGCACTCACATTATGCATACTGCTACCGCTGCCCTCTTAACCTTGAATACCCGCAATGCGGAATCTCATGCGCCCTGGAAATAGAACGCACTCTCTTCAAAAGGGAACTCTCGCCAAAGGATACGGCTGCCATCGTGATCGAGCCCATACAGGGGGAAGGCGGGTTCATCGTTCCGCCGCCCGAGTTTCATAAGGAGATTAGAAGGATATGTGATGAGAACGACGTGCTTCTGATTGCGGATGAAATCCAGAGCGGGGGTTTCCGCACCGGGAAATTCATGGCAATGGAGAACTTCGACGTGAGAGCCGATATTGTGTGCATGTCAAAGTCCATAGGCGGAGGCATACCTCTTGGCGCCACGCTGTCAAGCAGCGAGATAATGAGCTGGCCCCCCGGAGCCCATGCCAACACCTTTGGGGGCAACCTGCTTGCGGCTGCAGGAGGGCTTGCCACGCTTGAGTTCATGGAAAGCCGCAGGCTCGGTGAAAAGGCAGTTGAAAAAGGAAATTACATGCAGAAGTGCCTGAATGAACTCAAAGATGAATATCCCGTAATCGGGGATGTAAGAGGTATAGGTCTCATGATAGGCGTGGAACTTGTAAAAGCCAATAAAGACCCGGCGATCGAAGAACGTGAAGCCATAGTCAAAAAAGCGCTGGACGGCGGATTGATATTGCTTCCAGCAGGGGATTCGGTCATAAGGTTCGTTCCGCCTTTGATTATAAAAAAGAATGAGATTGATAAAGGGCTTGAGATATTTGAGAATGCCCTCAAAACGAGTTGA
- a CDS encoding aldehyde dehydrogenase family protein produces MSFLQEYKLFINGEWVESGTGDTFDDLNPATLELIGKIHKASEEDVNRAVESAQDAFDSWSSTPAPMRAKILFRASRVLEERKEELSRLLTAEMGKVLEEARGDVQEAIDIAYYAAGEGRRLLGETTPSELPDKFCMTVRRPIGVVGLITPWNFPLAIPAWKTMPALISGNTLVLKPASDTPIMAIELVKILAEAGLPKGVLNLVMGEGSTVGSAIVHNKKIRAISFTGSLATGKWILGEAGKDMKRVSLELGGKNPIIVMDDADLNLALDGVLWGAFGTTGQRCTAASRVIVHEKILPLFAKMLIERAAKLRLGNGLLENTDVGPVINSSQLQKIAKYVEIGKNEGAKLVLGGKIVKPLPGYFFEPTIFTDVTPEMRIASEEIFGPVVSLLSAGSLDEAVRIANSVEYGLSSSIYTENMKNAFRAIEKIEAGITYINASTIGAEIHLPFGGVKSTGNGTREAGTTAIDEFTELKTVYIDYSGKLQKAQIDIEQEEL; encoded by the coding sequence GTGAGTTTTTTGCAGGAATATAAGCTTTTCATAAACGGAGAATGGGTAGAATCGGGCACCGGGGATACGTTCGATGACCTCAATCCCGCAACGCTTGAGCTAATAGGGAAGATCCATAAAGCATCGGAGGAGGACGTGAATCGTGCGGTGGAAAGCGCGCAGGATGCCTTTGATTCATGGAGCAGCACACCAGCACCAATGCGCGCCAAGATACTCTTCCGTGCCTCAAGGGTGCTTGAGGAGAGAAAGGAAGAGCTTTCGCGTTTATTGACCGCTGAGATGGGAAAGGTGCTGGAGGAAGCGCGGGGTGATGTCCAGGAAGCCATAGATATAGCGTATTATGCCGCAGGTGAGGGAAGGCGGCTTCTTGGCGAGACCACGCCGTCTGAGCTTCCGGATAAATTCTGCATGACGGTTCGAAGACCCATAGGCGTTGTGGGGCTGATTACACCCTGGAATTTCCCACTGGCAATCCCTGCATGGAAGACAATGCCAGCACTTATCTCTGGAAATACACTGGTGTTGAAACCAGCAAGCGATACCCCTATTATGGCTATCGAGCTTGTAAAGATACTCGCCGAGGCTGGGCTTCCAAAAGGCGTTTTAAATCTTGTAATGGGCGAAGGGAGCACAGTGGGCAGTGCGATTGTCCATAACAAGAAAATCCGTGCCATATCCTTCACGGGCTCTCTTGCCACGGGCAAATGGATACTCGGGGAGGCGGGCAAGGACATGAAAAGGGTATCACTTGAGCTTGGAGGAAAAAATCCCATTATTGTGATGGACGACGCTGACCTGAACCTTGCCCTTGATGGCGTGCTGTGGGGAGCATTCGGAACCACAGGACAGCGGTGCACGGCTGCAAGCCGCGTTATTGTGCATGAAAAAATACTGCCCCTATTTGCGAAGATGCTTATCGAAAGAGCAGCAAAGCTCAGGCTCGGAAATGGGCTTCTTGAGAATACCGATGTCGGTCCTGTAATTAATAGTTCACAGCTTCAAAAAATCGCAAAATACGTTGAAATTGGAAAGAATGAAGGCGCCAAACTCGTACTGGGAGGGAAGATTGTTAAACCCCTCCCAGGCTACTTTTTCGAGCCAACGATATTTACGGACGTTACACCTGAAATGCGGATAGCCAGCGAGGAGATATTCGGTCCTGTCGTGTCCTTGCTCAGCGCTGGCAGTCTTGACGAGGCAGTACGGATCGCCAACTCCGTGGAATACGGGCTTTCATCCTCGATCTATACAGAGAACATGAAAAATGCCTTCAGGGCGATTGAAAAAATAGAAGCAGGTATCACGTACATAAATGCAAGCACCATAGGCGCTGAGATTCACCTACCTTTTGGCGGGGTGAAATCCACAGGAAACGGGACGCGCGAAGCCGGAACAACAGCGATAGACGAGTTCACGGAGTTAAAAACTGTTTATATCGATTACAGCGGAAAACTCCAGAAGGCGCAGATAGATATAGAACAGGAGGAACTATGA
- a CDS encoding 4-phosphopantoate--beta-alanine ligase: MVIPKNHPRYESLMTREMIVKGVRKGITSMHGLIAEGRGEAFDYLIGEKTSNSAAEAEKAAAAALLLAKKPVISVNGNAAALVPREIISLSEIVNAPLEVNLFHRTKERVKKIIQHLRSLGARRMHTKSDGLIPGLEHERGKVDADGILSADVVLVPLEDGDRCKALVEMEKTVIAIDLNPLSRTAQCATITIVDNITRAIPNISKSAEELQSSKKEALQEIIKEFDNKKNLALAMEEIVAHLTSYYSG; the protein is encoded by the coding sequence ATTGTGATTCCTAAAAACCATCCAAGATACGAGTCATTGATGACAAGGGAAATGATAGTCAAGGGTGTCAGAAAAGGCATAACAAGTATGCACGGGCTTATCGCAGAGGGGAGAGGAGAGGCATTTGACTACCTGATTGGAGAGAAAACCTCAAACAGCGCCGCAGAGGCTGAAAAGGCTGCGGCTGCAGCGCTGCTTCTTGCAAAAAAACCCGTCATCTCCGTCAACGGAAACGCTGCTGCCCTCGTTCCCAGGGAAATAATAAGTTTAAGTGAGATTGTCAATGCTCCGCTTGAGGTAAATCTTTTTCACAGAACCAAAGAAAGGGTGAAGAAAATCATCCAGCATCTTCGTTCCCTTGGAGCGAGGAGGATGCATACAAAGAGCGACGGGCTAATACCCGGGCTCGAACATGAGCGCGGGAAAGTGGATGCTGACGGTATATTAAGCGCTGATGTTGTACTTGTACCTCTTGAAGACGGCGACAGGTGCAAAGCCCTTGTGGAGATGGAAAAAACCGTTATTGCCATTGACCTCAACCCTCTTTCAAGGACTGCTCAGTGCGCAACGATAACTATCGTGGATAATATAACGCGCGCTATACCGAATATATCAAAATCCGCAGAAGAATTACAAAGCTCAAAAAAAGAGGCGCTCCAGGAAATAATCAAAGAATTTGACAACAAGAAAAACCTGGCTCTTGCAATGGAAGAGATTGTGGCTCATTTAACCTCTTATTATAGCGGATAA
- the truA gene encoding tRNA pseudouridine(38-40) synthase TruA translates to MRIALKVAYIGTEYHGFQVQPDVKTIEGELFRALRELKVINNPHEANYIAAGRTDKGVHALGQVIAFDTDNSDVAIPRAINSELPSAIWTWAGAEVPSNFDPRRHARYREYRYIMPGKYDISLLMNAASLLKGKHDFSNFSTPENGRTSLCKIEKIDIHEEKEFTVIDIRADYFLWHMVRKIATALKMVGSGARDMRWLEQMLNPKAFTEGLEPAPAYGLVFRNVEYENIIWDEDAYAKKVMSENLEERFLMHGVMAEMLREFKDSMTV, encoded by the coding sequence ATGCGAATCGCCCTGAAAGTAGCATACATCGGCACTGAATACCACGGCTTCCAGGTTCAGCCCGATGTTAAAACCATAGAAGGTGAACTTTTCAGGGCTCTTCGTGAACTAAAAGTCATCAATAATCCGCACGAAGCCAACTATATCGCTGCCGGAAGGACTGATAAAGGGGTTCATGCACTCGGTCAGGTGATAGCGTTTGATACCGATAATAGCGATGTGGCTATACCAAGAGCAATCAACAGCGAGCTCCCCTCAGCAATCTGGACATGGGCAGGAGCTGAAGTTCCTTCAAACTTCGACCCGCGCCGCCATGCCAGGTATCGGGAGTACAGGTATATCATGCCCGGGAAATATGACATCTCCCTGCTTATGAACGCTGCAAGTCTGTTAAAAGGAAAACACGATTTTTCGAATTTTTCCACGCCAGAGAATGGAAGAACAAGCTTATGCAAAATAGAGAAAATAGATATTCATGAGGAGAAAGAATTCACCGTAATAGATATCAGGGCGGACTATTTCCTCTGGCACATGGTAAGAAAGATAGCTACGGCGCTGAAAATGGTAGGCAGCGGCGCACGTGATATGCGTTGGCTTGAACAGATGCTTAACCCGAAGGCGTTTACAGAGGGACTTGAACCTGCCCCGGCTTACGGACTCGTTTTCAGGAATGTGGAATATGAGAATATAATCTGGGATGAGGATGCATACGCCAAAAAAGTAATGTCCGAGAACCTTGAGGAACGATTTTTAATGCATGGGGTTATGGCTGAAATGCTAAGAGAATTTAAGGACAGCATGACAGTATAA
- the mdh gene encoding malate dehydrogenase produces MPKITVIGAGAVGATAAQRIVEKELGDVVLTDIVEGLPQGKALDILEAGPLFGYDSKITGTNDYRDIEGSDVVVITAGIARKPGMTREDLLKINTKIIREVSQNIARYAPNSIVITVTNPLDIMTYVTMKTTGFPPSRVFGMSGVLDSGRFAAFIAMELGCSARDINAMVLGGHGDTMVPLPRFTTVSGVPITELMPEKTIQRLVERTVNGGAEIVNLLKTGSAFYAPSAAVTNMVEAVVKDTKRILPVCALLNGEYGGKDIYLGVPVKLGRRGVEEIIELKLTEEEKKALDRSADAVSQGIASLSGLA; encoded by the coding sequence ATGCCAAAAATCACAGTCATCGGCGCCGGCGCAGTCGGCGCAACCGCAGCGCAAAGAATCGTAGAAAAAGAACTCGGGGACGTTGTCCTTACTGACATAGTCGAAGGTCTGCCGCAGGGCAAGGCGCTTGACATCTTGGAAGCAGGTCCCCTTTTTGGTTACGACTCGAAGATAACAGGCACGAACGATTACAGGGATATCGAAGGCTCGGATGTAGTGGTCATCACAGCCGGAATAGCAAGAAAACCAGGCATGACCCGCGAAGACCTGCTGAAGATAAATACAAAGATAATCAGGGAAGTATCGCAGAACATAGCAAGATACGCGCCGAATTCGATAGTCATCACGGTCACAAACCCGCTCGACATAATGACCTATGTCACCATGAAGACCACGGGCTTTCCACCTTCGCGCGTTTTCGGGATGAGCGGCGTGCTTGATTCGGGCAGGTTTGCCGCGTTTATCGCAATGGAGCTTGGCTGCTCTGCGCGGGATATAAATGCCATGGTTCTCGGGGGGCATGGCGATACCATGGTACCCCTGCCCCGGTTCACCACGGTCTCGGGCGTCCCGATCACAGAGTTGATGCCGGAAAAAACCATCCAGCGCCTCGTTGAGAGGACTGTTAACGGCGGGGCTGAGATTGTTAATCTCCTGAAAACGGGAAGCGCCTTCTATGCGCCCTCTGCTGCAGTGACCAACATGGTGGAAGCGGTGGTAAAGGATACAAAACGGATTCTGCCAGTGTGCGCCCTTCTCAATGGTGAGTACGGCGGGAAGGATATTTATCTCGGCGTTCCTGTGAAGCTGGGGAGGCGAGGTGTGGAAGAGATTATAGAGCTAAAACTCACCGAGGAGGAGAAAAAAGCCCTTGATAGGTCAGCAGACGCTGTTAGCCAAGGAATAGCATCGCTTTCAGGCTTAGCCTGA
- a CDS encoding TRM11 family methyltransferase, protein MLLAFELSGEHGTLPKSEVIACLESLKADFKIHFSFDLCLVIDLKNNADSIINVLSNRLSMTHHIIKVLGIAGDDEKDILLLVNSSPVDVEGTYSIRVRRIKEYSRINTESMEKQLGGIFYRKGFHADLKNPRIQFRVLLTEESSIFGYIAASIDRGTYEARKPHYRPFFYPGVLMPRVARALVNIAKPGEYLLDPFCGTGGILIEAGLLGMKVVGGEVQRKLLLGARMNLDYYDVNYSLFYQDACRLALRNDSMDAVVTDPPYGRSAAIKAESIEHLLANSLDEIFRVLKKGKRAVFVSEREIEDIVQEAGFRLIEMHMQRVHKSLTRRICVLEK, encoded by the coding sequence ATGTTGCTGGCATTTGAACTTTCGGGTGAGCACGGCACGCTTCCAAAATCTGAAGTAATCGCATGTCTTGAGTCTCTAAAAGCTGATTTCAAGATTCATTTCTCATTTGATTTGTGTCTGGTTATTGATTTAAAGAATAACGCAGACAGCATTATTAACGTTCTCTCAAATAGGCTTTCCATGACCCACCATATCATCAAAGTCCTGGGCATCGCAGGGGATGATGAGAAAGACATACTTCTTCTCGTGAATAGCTCTCCTGTGGACGTTGAGGGAACGTACAGCATCAGGGTAAGGCGCATAAAAGAATATTCCAGAATAAACACGGAATCGATGGAAAAGCAGCTTGGCGGGATTTTTTATAGAAAAGGATTTCATGCCGACCTTAAAAATCCCAGGATACAGTTCAGGGTGCTGCTTACGGAAGAAAGTAGCATATTCGGGTATATTGCAGCTTCGATCGACAGGGGTACTTACGAGGCGCGAAAACCCCATTACAGGCCATTTTTTTATCCCGGAGTGCTGATGCCGAGAGTTGCGAGGGCACTTGTGAACATAGCAAAGCCGGGAGAGTATCTATTGGACCCTTTCTGCGGGACAGGAGGTATTCTCATCGAGGCAGGGCTTTTGGGTATGAAGGTCGTGGGCGGAGAAGTGCAGCGAAAACTGCTGCTGGGCGCCAGAATGAACCTTGATTACTACGATGTAAATTATTCCCTATTTTATCAGGACGCATGCCGCCTGGCGCTTCGGAATGACAGCATGGACGCAGTTGTCACCGACCCGCCTTACGGCAGGTCTGCGGCAATCAAGGCTGAATCTATTGAGCATTTACTTGCCAATTCATTAGACGAGATTTTCCGCGTCTTGAAAAAGGGAAAACGAGCTGTCTTTGTTTCTGAACGGGAAATTGAAGATATCGTACAGGAAGCAGGCTTCAGATTAATCGAAATGCATATGCAAAGGGTGCATAAGAGCCTTACACGGCGGATTTGTGTACTTGAAAAATAG
- the ftsZ gene encoding cell division protein FtsZ, producing the protein MTREELLEKVKTSRPAVTVVGLGGAGCNIVTWIADKKLAGGKIIGANTDASHLSTMTRADKLMLLGEKLCKGHGCGGFPERGAEAARENLAEIKEELKDTNLLFLVAGLGGGSGTGAIPVFAQVGREMGALTIACVTIPFTIEMMRREKARDAIKALAEASDSIVVIDNSKLREVAGNLPLKEALSVANALVGSFVKNVTDTITQPSLINLDYADLRAVMERGGISSIGIGEGDGANRVEKAVSQALSTPLLDITDISTAYGVLIHIVGGEDVTLEEVAVVGEQIMDKVPHTKRVIWGAKVDPSLTGAVRVMAVLTGVTCPFLSGVVPERPPQIPKEVVKPIREAMEHMARAAEVSYPRETISRAAVLSKEK; encoded by the coding sequence ATGACTAGAGAAGAATTGTTAGAAAAAGTAAAAACTTCACGCCCAGCCGTGACGGTCGTGGGCTTGGGCGGCGCCGGCTGCAACATTGTAACCTGGATAGCGGACAAGAAACTCGCAGGCGGTAAAATAATCGGGGCTAATACTGATGCATCGCATCTCAGCACCATGACCAGGGCGGATAAACTCATGCTGCTGGGTGAAAAACTGTGCAAAGGGCATGGCTGCGGAGGATTCCCTGAAAGAGGGGCAGAGGCTGCAAGAGAGAATTTAGCTGAAATCAAGGAGGAATTGAAAGATACCAATCTTTTATTCTTAGTCGCGGGTCTTGGGGGAGGCTCGGGTACAGGTGCGATACCTGTTTTTGCCCAGGTTGGAAGAGAGATGGGCGCCCTCACCATTGCATGCGTGACCATACCTTTTACCATTGAAATGATGAGGCGCGAAAAAGCACGGGATGCCATAAAGGCACTTGCAGAGGCAAGCGATTCAATCGTAGTCATTGACAATTCAAAACTCAGGGAAGTGGCAGGCAACCTGCCTTTAAAAGAGGCACTTTCGGTGGCAAATGCGCTTGTAGGCTCGTTCGTTAAGAATGTGACAGATACGATAACCCAGCCAAGCCTGATCAACCTTGACTACGCGGATTTACGCGCAGTAATGGAACGCGGGGGAATCTCCTCGATCGGGATAGGCGAAGGCGACGGCGCAAACCGTGTAGAGAAAGCGGTTTCACAGGCTCTCTCAACTCCGCTTCTCGATATCACCGACATATCAACAGCTTACGGCGTTCTTATCCATATCGTGGGCGGCGAGGATGTTACGCTGGAGGAAGTGGCAGTAGTGGGAGAGCAGATAATGGACAAGGTTCCGCATACCAAACGTGTGATATGGGGAGCAAAGGTCGACCCGTCATTAACAGGCGCGGTGCGTGTGATGGCTGTGCTCACAGGGGTAACATGCCCGTTTTTGAGCGGCGTTGTCCCGGAAAGACCACCACAGATTCCTAAAGAAGTTGTAAAACCAATCCGGGAAGCCATGGAACACATGGCGAGGGCTGCGGAAGTATCGTATCCAAGAGAAACTATTTCAAGGGCAGCAGTGTTAAGCAAGGAAAAGTAG